The following proteins come from a genomic window of Desulfobacteraceae bacterium:
- a CDS encoding HlyD family efflux transporter periplasmic adaptor subunit — protein sequence MLKESTPQLPPKGVLKRIVICSLVLGLGFAAMFTLASLKKPPGEVIQQEPALRVRVTTVAPEDVPVVISGFGEVRPLKTVVIAAEVAGRVTQVHPRLVVGEVIPAGAELFQIDDRDYRAAFQEADAAAAQWATAIERLKKQLTIDRQRLQTLERSRELSRSEFQRLKKLYEDDMVGTRSGVEAAERAYNAAVDQAAQLAQSVALYPLQIREAENSLAAAHARREAAAVRLERCRVAAPFRGRVRQATIEAGQYVSPGQQVLTLADDSILEIRVPLDSRDAQRWLPFDTPEKASDAWFGPLPALACTLRWTEAPATHFWRGTLDRVVAFDPQTRTVEVAVRVAAADAIRGGGNGQLPLVEGMFCQVEIPGRILAGVFRLPRHVVSFENTVYVAEGNRLRTVDVTVARTQGEETLISEGLQAGQQVIVTRLVDPLENSLLTIETDGAS from the coding sequence ATGCTCAAGGAATCAACCCCGCAGCTGCCCCCCAAGGGGGTGCTCAAGCGGATCGTGATCTGCAGCCTGGTTTTGGGGTTGGGATTCGCCGCAATGTTCACCCTGGCGTCTTTGAAAAAGCCGCCGGGGGAGGTCATACAGCAGGAGCCCGCGCTCCGGGTGAGAGTGACGACGGTGGCGCCCGAGGACGTTCCGGTGGTTATCAGCGGGTTCGGCGAGGTTCGGCCGCTGAAGACGGTGGTGATTGCCGCCGAGGTGGCCGGCCGGGTGACCCAGGTTCACCCGCGCCTGGTAGTCGGGGAGGTGATTCCGGCCGGTGCGGAGCTCTTTCAAATCGACGACCGGGATTACCGTGCCGCCTTCCAGGAGGCCGATGCCGCGGCCGCCCAGTGGGCCACCGCCATCGAGCGTCTCAAAAAGCAGCTGACCATCGACCGGCAGCGGCTGCAAACCCTGGAGCGCAGCCGGGAACTGAGCCGGAGTGAATTCCAGCGGCTCAAAAAGCTCTACGAGGACGACATGGTGGGCACCCGCTCGGGGGTCGAGGCGGCCGAGCGGGCGTATAACGCAGCCGTGGATCAGGCGGCGCAGCTGGCGCAGTCCGTGGCCCTCTACCCGCTTCAGATCCGTGAGGCCGAAAACAGCCTGGCCGCCGCCCACGCCCGTCGCGAGGCCGCCGCAGTGCGGCTGGAGCGCTGCCGGGTAGCGGCGCCTTTTCGCGGGCGGGTGCGGCAGGCGACGATCGAGGCCGGCCAGTATGTCTCCCCCGGCCAGCAGGTTTTGACCCTGGCCGATGATTCGATCCTGGAGATCCGGGTGCCCCTGGACAGCCGTGATGCCCAGCGCTGGCTGCCCTTCGACACCCCTGAGAAGGCTTCAGACGCCTGGTTCGGGCCCCTGCCGGCGTTGGCGTGCACGCTGCGCTGGACCGAAGCCCCGGCCACCCATTTCTGGCGGGGCACCCTGGACCGGGTGGTGGCCTTCGACCCCCAAACCCGAACCGTGGAGGTGGCCGTGCGGGTCGCGGCGGCCGACGCGATCCGCGGCGGTGGAAACGGTCAACTGCCCCTCGTGGAGGGCATGTTCTGCCAGGTGGAGATCCCCGGCCGCATCCTGGCGGGGGTGTTCCGGCTGCCGCGGCATGTGGTCAGCTTCGAGAACACCGTCTACGTCGCCGAGGGCAACCGCCTCAGAACGGTCGACGTGACCGTGGCCCGCACCCAAGGCGAGGAGACCCTGATCAGCGAGGGCCTGCAGGCCGGGCAGCAGGTGATCGTCACCCGGCTGGTGGACCCCCTGGAGAATTCGTTGCTGACCATCGAAACCGACGGGGCCTCCTGA